From a single Marinobacter sp. THAF197a genomic region:
- a CDS encoding DUF2784 domain-containing protein has protein sequence MDTKWYLVFADLLLVFHTLLVVFVIFGLVATLVGYFRQWNWVRNLWFRLSHLVVIGIVVLQAWLGVLCPLTIWEKELRAKAGQGGYEGSFIQYWLETILYYNAPDWVFILVYTLFGALVVASWFLVKPRR, from the coding sequence ATGGATACGAAGTGGTATCTGGTATTTGCAGACTTGTTACTGGTGTTTCACACCCTGTTGGTTGTGTTCGTCATCTTTGGTCTGGTGGCTACCCTGGTCGGTTACTTTCGCCAGTGGAATTGGGTTCGAAATCTCTGGTTCCGGCTGAGCCATCTTGTGGTTATTGGTATTGTCGTGCTTCAGGCCTGGCTTGGCGTGCTGTGCCCGCTGACGATCTGGGAAAAGGAATTGCGGGCAAAGGCCGGGCAGGGTGGTTATGAGGGCTCGTTCATTCAGTACTGGCTGGAAACCATTCTGTACTACAACGCGCCGGACTGGGTTTTTATTCTGGTCTATACCCTGTTTGGGGCGTTGGTTGTGGCAAGCTGGTTTCTGGTAAAGCCCCGACGCTGA
- the thpR gene encoding RNA 2',3'-cyclic phosphodiesterase gives MPRLFFGLEIPEAIKTSLLQVKTQVVGARWQSRGQLHLTLAFLGQVEDQQVAVARDLAKGVTQSPFELNVQGLGCFGSPEKPKILWAGVSPENALRELQKNLATALTDNGFTLENPSFKPHITLSRFRHPAGSVASLLESHQGTLFGLMPVQDFVLYKSTPGPGGSVYTVTERFTLQP, from the coding sequence ATGCCAAGGCTGTTTTTCGGGCTTGAGATTCCCGAGGCCATCAAGACGAGCCTCCTGCAAGTCAAAACACAGGTGGTGGGAGCCCGCTGGCAAAGCCGCGGGCAACTGCACCTGACCCTGGCGTTCCTTGGCCAGGTAGAAGATCAGCAGGTGGCCGTGGCCCGTGATCTGGCGAAGGGAGTTACCCAATCGCCTTTTGAGCTTAATGTGCAGGGGCTGGGGTGTTTCGGTTCTCCGGAAAAGCCCAAGATTCTCTGGGCGGGTGTATCACCAGAGAACGCGCTCAGAGAACTCCAGAAAAACCTGGCAACCGCGTTGACCGACAACGGGTTCACACTCGAAAACCCGAGCTTCAAACCGCATATCACGCTTAGCCGTTTTCGACACCCGGCGGGTTCGGTGGCCTCGCTGCTTGAAAGCCACCAAGGCACCCTGTTTGGATTGATGCCGGTTCAAGACTTCGTACTTTATAAGAGCACACCAGGGCCGGGAGGCTCCGTTTATACCGTTACTGAGCGGTTTACCTTGCAACCCTGA
- a CDS encoding substrate-binding periplasmic protein: protein MKRYLTMLLVSLFTWIEAVTADDTQHLSIAVGDWPPYFDQEAPDQGIVAQLLRDVFAEEGFTVSYHFLPWKRAYYEAAMGKHDATAVWMHAEEREQDFTFSDPVLKERFVVFHLKDQPVSWSRVEDLSDLRLGGSIGYSYGSAFDQAVEDNLLSIEWVASTVLNFRRLLFDRIDAFPEEINVGYHILRRELDPEEASRITHHPRPLLENESFVLFPKTRPDTAQLTDRFNERLQAFRDSGRYNQYFESHRQASAGSN from the coding sequence ATGAAACGATACCTGACCATGCTGCTGGTATCGCTGTTTACATGGATTGAGGCAGTCACCGCAGATGATACACAACACCTGAGCATAGCGGTTGGTGACTGGCCGCCGTATTTTGATCAGGAGGCACCCGATCAGGGGATTGTCGCCCAATTGCTGAGGGACGTGTTTGCCGAAGAAGGCTTTACGGTCTCCTACCACTTCCTCCCCTGGAAACGAGCTTACTATGAAGCCGCAATGGGCAAACACGATGCCACAGCGGTATGGATGCATGCGGAGGAACGTGAGCAGGACTTCACCTTCAGCGACCCGGTCCTCAAAGAGCGGTTCGTGGTTTTTCACCTGAAAGACCAGCCGGTCAGTTGGTCCAGGGTGGAAGACCTGTCTGACCTCAGACTCGGCGGCAGTATTGGTTACAGTTACGGTTCGGCTTTCGATCAAGCCGTAGAGGATAATCTGCTTAGTATTGAATGGGTCGCCAGTACCGTGCTGAATTTCCGCAGGCTCCTGTTCGACCGCATCGATGCGTTCCCCGAAGAGATCAACGTGGGCTATCACATTCTGCGTCGTGAACTTGACCCCGAGGAAGCCAGCCGCATTACCCACCACCCCCGCCCTCTTCTCGAGAACGAAAGTTTCGTGTTGTTTCCAAAAACTCGACCAGACACCGCACAACTGACAGACCGCTTCAATGAACGACTGCAGGCGTTCCGTGATAGTGGCCGTTATAATCAATACTTCGAGTCCCACCGCCAGGCCTCTGCTGGGTCAAACTGA
- the fabG gene encoding 3-oxoacyl-ACP reductase FabG, whose protein sequence is MFSLENRVALVTGGEHGIGKGIAEVLHKAGANIVIGGIDEAAGQQVAKELGGLFIKLDVTRQSDCQAAIAEIEKQFGQLDILCSNAGIFPQANLDEMTEAQWDQVHNVNLKGTFFIVQAAMAAMKKRSYGRIVLTSSITGPVTGFPGWSHYGASKAGQLGFMRSAALEVANSGITINAVMPGNVLTEGLQAQGEEYLSQMRAAIPTHTLGTPEDIGHAACFLASEEARYITGQQIIVDGGQVLPESPDAIPG, encoded by the coding sequence ATGTTCAGCCTGGAAAATCGAGTCGCTCTGGTGACCGGCGGCGAGCATGGTATCGGTAAAGGTATTGCTGAGGTCCTGCACAAAGCCGGCGCCAACATCGTGATTGGCGGTATTGATGAAGCAGCCGGTCAGCAAGTAGCCAAGGAACTTGGTGGACTGTTTATCAAACTGGATGTTACCCGACAGAGCGACTGCCAGGCCGCCATTGCTGAGATTGAAAAGCAGTTCGGACAGCTGGATATTCTGTGTTCAAACGCCGGCATCTTTCCCCAGGCCAATCTGGATGAGATGACCGAAGCCCAGTGGGATCAGGTACACAACGTAAACCTGAAAGGCACCTTCTTCATCGTGCAAGCCGCCATGGCGGCCATGAAGAAGCGGAGTTACGGTCGTATTGTGCTGACGTCATCCATCACCGGTCCGGTCACTGGCTTCCCGGGGTGGAGTCATTACGGCGCCAGCAAGGCAGGCCAACTGGGGTTCATGCGCAGCGCTGCCCTGGAAGTGGCCAATAGCGGCATCACCATCAACGCGGTGATGCCCGGTAACGTGCTGACAGAAGGTCTTCAGGCGCAGGGAGAGGAATACCTCAGCCAGATGCGTGCCGCCATTCCCACCCATACGCTGGGAACCCCGGAAGACATCGGCCACGCCGCCTGCTTCCTGGCCTCCGAGGAGGCCCGCTACATCACCGGGCAGCAAATCATTGTTGATGGTGGACAGGTACTGCCGGAATCTCCGGATGCGATTCCGGGTTGA
- a CDS encoding hotdog fold domain-containing protein — MNVVSLYNRLSRLPMGKTLFSRAVCQTAPYFSSISPTVETLAPGRCVVTMKKRRKVTNHLKTVHAIAMCNMAELAGGLLTDASIPKGARWIPSGMTVKYLKKAKTDLTATADGSTLDWSEEGTIRVPVSVTDTSGQEVFHALIDMNIKHTR, encoded by the coding sequence ATGAATGTTGTCAGCCTCTACAACCGGCTTAGCCGTCTGCCCATGGGCAAAACCCTGTTCAGCCGCGCGGTCTGCCAGACCGCACCTTACTTTTCCAGCATCTCACCAACGGTGGAGACTCTCGCCCCGGGCCGTTGCGTGGTCACCATGAAAAAACGCCGAAAGGTCACCAATCATCTGAAAACCGTTCATGCGATTGCCATGTGCAACATGGCGGAACTGGCCGGCGGGTTGCTCACGGACGCCTCGATTCCCAAGGGGGCACGCTGGATTCCCTCTGGCATGACCGTCAAATATCTCAAGAAGGCCAAAACAGACCTCACCGCGACCGCTGATGGCTCCACCCTCGACTGGTCTGAGGAGGGGACAATCAGGGTGCCTGTCTCTGTAACGGATACCTCTGGCCAGGAGGTGTTTCATGCCCTGATCGATATGAACATCAAACATACCCGCTGA
- a CDS encoding sterol desaturase family protein, which yields MIGFPIALIFANGFEWYAHKYILHGTPRPGQPRYSPIPKSMKSHWQHHKIVRTTDYQDDGYAEGLSNWRTRDEVTSLLKLTAITSLAMPVAPFFTLGTYYAAARYFYVHRRSHLEPEWGKKAIPWHYDHHMNTNQDANWCVTRPWFDYIMGTRVIANEAMAESNPLGIRLPEIVEKPLNQACRRLFPKSFERLNQGQLV from the coding sequence ATGATTGGTTTTCCCATCGCCCTGATCTTTGCCAACGGCTTCGAATGGTACGCCCACAAGTACATCCTGCATGGCACCCCCAGGCCCGGACAGCCGCGCTACAGCCCCATCCCCAAGTCCATGAAGAGCCACTGGCAACACCACAAAATCGTGCGCACCACCGATTACCAGGATGATGGTTACGCGGAAGGCCTGAGCAACTGGCGCACCCGGGATGAAGTGACGTCTCTGCTCAAGCTCACGGCTATCACATCCCTGGCCATGCCGGTAGCGCCGTTTTTTACCCTGGGCACCTACTATGCTGCTGCTCGTTATTTTTACGTGCACCGGCGCTCACACCTGGAGCCTGAGTGGGGCAAAAAAGCGATTCCCTGGCATTACGACCATCACATGAACACCAACCAGGATGCCAACTGGTGCGTAACACGCCCCTGGTTCGACTACATCATGGGCACCCGGGTAATCGCCAACGAGGCCATGGCCGAGTCTAACCCGCTGGGCATTCGTTTACCCGAGATCGTCGAAAAGCCTCTGAACCAAGCCTGCCGAAGGCTCTTTCCAAAGAGCTTCGAAAGGCTGAACCAAGGGCAGCTCGTTTAA
- a CDS encoding BamA/TamA family outer membrane protein encodes MTVRAVSKAVIMCRRGLLVAGLMLAGLAFGAESPDEACTVSDIQPEMIDLDKPRDQLARQSNLVIPPGTKIGSIRIIQRPIFDTSDPKQDNFLYHALNTLNTPTWESALRSQLVFVEGDIYSPGLLEESERVLRQREYLTAAWVGVTRLCGDEVEVSVLARDTWTLLPTLGITRSGGDNTTNAGISDPNFLGSGKSLGISYTKDPDRSETSVFVDDPNVIGSHWQAGFSYDDRSDGRGRSAYLERPFFSERTNWRFGLAGVDDVREESRYVGAQAIADYRRSREYFSIDGGWRLAERNERQLRLLAGYRYEAFEFQPLPDQPALDVLPDDRTLSYPWIGFDYRQNRFREMTNLTRLQRVEDVRDGFLWRTELGYSGSGLGATEDRVVLNMSFQDSLLATETNYASYGLSQSGTYRLDQDRVENLLGTLSLEYFHGGSVRWTGWYTSLAFTAARNLTADQQLLIGGENGLRGYPSEYQQGDRRVLWTLERRYFPDWHPFKLFRMGGVVFVDAGRAWFADGQSNGPDGGVLRDVGVGLRLASSRVEVQRMLHFDLAFPLDGDDSIDALQVLLRGRSRF; translated from the coding sequence ATGACAGTACGGGCAGTTAGCAAAGCAGTGATCATGTGCCGGAGGGGGCTGTTGGTAGCCGGCCTGATGCTGGCCGGTCTTGCATTCGGGGCCGAGTCGCCAGACGAGGCGTGCACTGTCAGTGACATCCAGCCGGAAATGATTGATCTGGACAAACCGCGGGATCAGCTGGCGCGCCAGAGCAATCTCGTGATTCCCCCGGGTACGAAAATTGGCAGCATTCGAATCATTCAGCGCCCCATTTTCGATACCAGCGACCCAAAGCAGGATAACTTCCTTTACCACGCCCTCAATACACTCAACACACCGACCTGGGAGTCGGCCCTTCGTTCCCAGTTGGTGTTTGTGGAGGGCGACATCTACAGCCCCGGGTTGCTGGAAGAGTCTGAGCGGGTCTTGCGGCAGCGGGAATATCTGACAGCGGCCTGGGTGGGGGTTACCCGCCTTTGTGGGGATGAGGTAGAGGTGAGTGTTCTGGCCAGGGATACCTGGACGCTGCTTCCGACCTTGGGTATTACAAGGTCCGGTGGTGACAATACCACCAATGCCGGTATCTCCGACCCCAACTTTCTGGGCTCGGGCAAGAGCCTGGGGATTTCCTACACCAAAGATCCGGATCGCTCCGAGACCAGCGTGTTTGTGGACGATCCCAATGTCATCGGCTCTCATTGGCAGGCAGGCTTTTCCTACGATGACCGCAGTGACGGGCGGGGGCGGAGCGCCTATCTGGAACGGCCGTTTTTCAGCGAGCGCACCAACTGGCGCTTTGGCTTGGCTGGCGTGGACGATGTCCGGGAGGAGTCCCGTTACGTGGGGGCGCAAGCCATCGCCGATTATCGTCGCAGCCGCGAGTATTTCAGTATTGACGGCGGCTGGCGCCTGGCCGAGCGCAACGAGCGGCAACTTCGCCTGCTGGCGGGGTATCGCTACGAGGCGTTCGAATTTCAGCCGTTACCTGATCAGCCTGCTCTGGATGTGTTGCCGGATGATCGAACCCTGAGCTATCCATGGATTGGTTTTGATTACCGCCAGAACCGCTTTCGCGAGATGACCAACCTGACTCGTTTACAGCGGGTCGAAGACGTTCGGGATGGTTTCTTGTGGCGCACGGAATTGGGTTATTCAGGCTCAGGGTTGGGGGCAACGGAAGATCGGGTTGTTCTGAACATGAGTTTTCAGGACTCGTTGCTGGCGACGGAAACCAACTACGCCAGCTATGGCCTGAGTCAGAGCGGCACCTACCGGCTCGATCAAGACCGCGTGGAGAATCTTCTGGGCACGCTCAGCCTGGAATACTTTCACGGTGGCTCTGTTCGTTGGACTGGTTGGTACACCAGTCTTGCGTTCACCGCTGCCCGCAATTTGACCGCCGACCAACAACTGTTGATAGGAGGTGAAAACGGGCTTCGTGGCTATCCCAGTGAATACCAGCAAGGGGACCGAAGGGTTTTGTGGACGCTCGAGCGCCGGTACTTCCCCGACTGGCATCCTTTCAAGTTGTTTCGGATGGGCGGGGTGGTGTTCGTTGATGCTGGCCGCGCCTGGTTTGCTGATGGTCAGAGTAACGGGCCGGACGGTGGTGTGTTGAGGGATGTTGGAGTTGGCTTGAGGTTGGCATCCAGCAGGGTTGAAGTACAGAGAATGTTGCACTTTGATCTGGCATTTCCCCTGGATGGGGATGACAGCATTGATGCCTTACAGGTGTTGCTGCGGGGGCGGAGCCGGTTCTGA
- a CDS encoding substrate-binding periplasmic protein, with the protein MKGKIGLIVALMLTSGCATANEELRIYTEQYPPYNMTTNGQPFAHSERDITGLCTDVLKAVLEQSSLKYSIKLRDLSYGLNRSEQHPNHGIYCVSKTDEREPAFDWVGPLASIQWTLFAKAGTTIRLSKLEEAKNYRIGGYRGDVMTTYLEEKGFNVSAISTNGLNARRLEQDQIDLWVADGLAGPYLAADASDVTDLEQVLVFRETPMYLAVNKNTDPDILKALNQSFQALVNSGEIETISRAYGF; encoded by the coding sequence ATGAAAGGGAAAATCGGGCTAATTGTTGCCCTCATGCTGACCTCAGGCTGCGCAACGGCCAACGAAGAACTCCGGATTTACACAGAACAATACCCCCCTTACAACATGACCACGAATGGTCAACCGTTTGCACACTCGGAACGGGATATCACAGGACTATGCACTGATGTCCTCAAGGCGGTACTCGAACAAAGCAGCCTGAAATACAGCATCAAGCTGCGGGACCTGAGCTACGGACTTAACCGAAGCGAGCAGCATCCCAATCACGGCATCTACTGCGTTTCCAAGACCGATGAGCGGGAGCCTGCGTTTGACTGGGTAGGGCCATTAGCCAGTATCCAATGGACACTCTTCGCGAAAGCCGGCACCACTATTCGACTGAGCAAACTGGAAGAAGCCAAGAACTATCGCATTGGCGGTTATCGCGGCGATGTAATGACCACATATCTTGAAGAGAAAGGCTTTAATGTGTCCGCCATCAGCACCAACGGCCTGAATGCCCGGCGCCTTGAGCAGGACCAGATCGACCTGTGGGTAGCCGATGGCCTGGCTGGCCCCTACCTTGCCGCCGATGCCTCAGATGTGACAGATCTGGAGCAGGTTCTGGTGTTCCGGGAAACCCCGATGTACCTGGCCGTGAACAAGAACACAGACCCAGACATCCTCAAAGCCCTGAACCAGAGCTTCCAGGCACTGGTCAACTCAGGTGAGATCGAGACGATCTCCCGCGCTTACGGTTTTTGA
- a CDS encoding DUF72 domain-containing protein: MALPYFIGCPQWQDPNWNNQLPPGGTPLARYARVFNTVEGNTTFYASPSREQCQLWRQQVPDNFRFLFKLPKAITHERFLNGAGDELDAFLSLIEPLNDVLGPMLLQLPAGFGPERLDQLWRFLDTAPGVLDWTVEVRHPAFFAKGEEERALNQGLRARKLARVVLDSRALFSATPDCESTVDAQRKKPRVPVHILPSDAPPVIRYIGHPNLEANRAFLAPWVQRVAAWVAAGTQPYVFMHMPDNGHAVSLASLWTELLREKLPELEPLPVNVSTPQIGLF, from the coding sequence ATGGCATTGCCCTACTTTATTGGCTGCCCTCAATGGCAAGATCCGAACTGGAACAACCAACTGCCACCCGGCGGCACGCCCCTGGCGCGATATGCCCGTGTATTCAACACCGTTGAGGGCAACACCACCTTTTATGCCAGCCCCAGCCGAGAACAGTGTCAGCTATGGCGGCAGCAGGTTCCGGACAACTTTAGATTCCTATTCAAACTGCCCAAAGCCATCACCCACGAACGTTTCCTGAACGGCGCCGGCGATGAACTGGACGCCTTTCTGTCGCTGATTGAGCCGCTTAATGATGTGCTAGGCCCCATGTTGCTGCAACTCCCAGCGGGCTTCGGCCCGGAGCGGCTGGATCAACTCTGGCGCTTTCTGGATACCGCACCGGGGGTTCTGGACTGGACCGTAGAAGTCCGGCACCCGGCGTTCTTTGCCAAGGGTGAGGAGGAGCGTGCCCTGAATCAAGGCTTGCGGGCCCGCAAGCTCGCCCGGGTTGTACTGGATAGCCGGGCGCTGTTCTCGGCAACGCCCGACTGCGAATCAACCGTCGATGCCCAGCGCAAGAAGCCCCGGGTTCCGGTACACATCCTGCCCAGCGACGCACCGCCGGTGATTCGATACATAGGGCACCCAAACCTGGAGGCCAACCGGGCATTTCTCGCACCCTGGGTCCAGCGGGTGGCAGCCTGGGTAGCGGCTGGCACTCAGCCCTATGTCTTCATGCACATGCCCGACAACGGCCACGCAGTGTCACTGGCCTCACTCTGGACGGAGCTTCTGCGGGAAAAGCTTCCGGAGCTGGAGCCTCTGCCAGTGAACGTGTCAACGCCGCAAATCGGGCTGTTCTGA
- the arfB gene encoding alternative ribosome rescue aminoacyl-tRNA hydrolase ArfB yields the protein MLKISNAVELADWEIEITQIRAQGAGGQNVNKVASAVHLRFDILNSSLPPFYKERLMALSDQRISKDGIIVIKAQSFRTLELNKEDALERLKELIQEAVKQKKARRPTKPTKGSQRRRVDSKTKKGKTKALRGKVQL from the coding sequence ATGCTGAAAATCTCCAACGCCGTTGAACTGGCGGACTGGGAAATTGAAATCACCCAGATACGCGCGCAAGGCGCCGGCGGGCAAAACGTCAACAAGGTGGCATCCGCCGTTCACCTCCGCTTCGACATCCTCAACTCCAGCTTGCCGCCTTTCTACAAAGAAAGGCTGATGGCATTATCAGATCAGCGCATCAGTAAAGACGGCATCATCGTGATCAAAGCCCAGTCTTTCCGAACTCTTGAACTGAACAAGGAGGATGCGCTGGAGCGACTGAAAGAGCTCATTCAGGAAGCGGTAAAACAAAAGAAGGCCCGGCGCCCAACCAAGCCTACCAAGGGGTCGCAAAGGCGGCGAGTGGACAGCAAAACGAAAAAGGGCAAAACCAAGGCACTCAGGGGAAAAGTTCAGCTTTGA
- a CDS encoding TetR/AcrR family transcriptional regulator codes for MPLDAFDRVLPGARKANKRHILRCALTCFLEHGLESTTIDIIRQHSGASVGTLYHHFHNKEGLAAALFFTALDDHRANVWPEIEAAGTTRQVIEALVTRYMDWVTNEPELARFMFLARASVAAGPYREELTQRNREQYGVIHRWLAEGQSQGDIRSLPRETYASLLLGQAENYCRAWLAGRVPTPPSEHAMLFAEAAWRVLSKS; via the coding sequence ATGCCGCTGGACGCTTTTGACCGGGTTTTACCCGGTGCCCGCAAAGCCAACAAACGCCATATACTTCGCTGCGCGCTGACCTGTTTTCTTGAGCACGGCCTTGAATCCACCACCATTGATATCATCCGCCAGCATTCCGGGGCCAGTGTCGGCACCCTGTACCACCATTTTCACAACAAAGAGGGCTTGGCCGCAGCGCTGTTTTTCACAGCCCTGGACGATCACAGGGCAAACGTATGGCCAGAGATAGAAGCCGCAGGTACCACTCGACAGGTTATTGAAGCGCTGGTTACCCGTTATATGGACTGGGTTACCAACGAACCGGAACTTGCTCGCTTCATGTTTCTGGCGCGGGCCAGTGTGGCAGCAGGCCCCTACCGAGAGGAACTGACGCAAAGGAACCGTGAGCAATACGGTGTGATACACCGTTGGCTGGCCGAGGGCCAAAGCCAGGGCGACATTCGATCCCTGCCACGGGAAACCTATGCCTCCCTACTTCTTGGGCAAGCTGAGAACTACTGTCGGGCCTGGCTGGCCGGGCGGGTACCAACGCCGCCGTCGGAACATGCCATGCTCTTTGCAGAGGCCGCCTGGCGAGTCCTGTCAAAAAGCTAG
- a CDS encoding PHB depolymerase family esterase yields the protein MPLSFNLRRADSVFPAIVASAALLIQSVPVTAGQTYSYTLPQQGYSQSRARDYKVYVPENLATPAPMVMALHGCRQTNNDVLNDWGLTEAADEYGFVLVAPFITSYDGLRNENCWGFWFEHHRHEGAGEVEDLHQIAKAVEASFSIDPNRRFITGLSSGGAMTTVAAVTHNEYWAAAAPAAGLPYGEDAASVSLSGQCPGSATFNSVSRVVSDMQSELDDSYPIPLLVLQNENDCTVLKTAADNTRDAHLQVFGTSGLDTPATTQASVTACSPYFQNNYDCIHTRHTQDGTLGSRSIVETVYLDGPLSTPNLQDTDHGHYWVGGANGNNGKWSVRVGPSYPDIIWDFFNRHSRDGSEPEGSPIITLIGDDPMVVDIHTPFTDPGATAEDAEDGSLVVNADCSDVNTAVAGQYECAYTATDSDNNTTIKKRGVTVVDPNVPSETCAQATTSPSAHITAGRAYAGGTSDLRALTTGDNADIGGSFDTWSSVTLHEGDPGLWFATEPAACSETGGGDDEGGGEFTCQNWNDTNLNHDLAGRAYYASGYYTVGGDESLGAVSGIYTWVRETSDGFFQAGSCD from the coding sequence ATGCCATTATCCTTCAACTTACGGAGGGCCGACTCGGTATTCCCTGCCATTGTCGCCTCTGCCGCACTTCTTATTCAAAGCGTTCCTGTTACAGCGGGTCAGACGTACTCCTACACTCTGCCCCAACAGGGATACAGCCAATCCCGGGCCCGGGACTACAAGGTTTACGTACCCGAAAACCTCGCCACTCCTGCGCCAATGGTGATGGCCCTGCATGGCTGCAGGCAGACCAATAACGACGTTTTGAACGACTGGGGACTGACCGAAGCCGCCGACGAGTACGGATTTGTCCTGGTGGCACCGTTCATCACCAGTTATGACGGCCTCCGGAACGAAAACTGCTGGGGATTCTGGTTCGAGCACCATCGCCACGAGGGCGCAGGCGAGGTGGAAGACCTGCACCAGATCGCCAAGGCGGTGGAAGCCAGTTTCAGCATCGACCCCAACCGACGATTCATCACCGGCCTATCCTCAGGTGGCGCAATGACGACGGTGGCCGCCGTTACCCATAACGAATACTGGGCAGCTGCCGCGCCGGCAGCGGGATTACCTTATGGCGAGGATGCCGCCTCTGTCTCGTTATCCGGACAGTGTCCGGGCAGCGCGACATTTAACAGTGTCTCACGGGTTGTTTCAGACATGCAGAGCGAACTGGATGATAGCTATCCAATTCCACTGCTTGTGCTACAGAATGAGAACGATTGTACGGTACTGAAAACAGCAGCCGATAATACCCGCGATGCTCACCTGCAGGTTTTTGGCACCTCAGGCCTTGATACACCAGCCACCACCCAAGCGTCTGTAACGGCTTGCTCGCCCTACTTCCAGAACAACTACGACTGCATCCATACCCGCCACACACAGGATGGCACCCTCGGTTCAAGATCGATTGTAGAGACTGTCTACCTGGATGGCCCGCTGTCCACTCCGAACCTGCAAGACACCGATCACGGTCACTATTGGGTTGGAGGGGCGAACGGTAATAACGGGAAATGGTCGGTGCGGGTTGGCCCGAGCTATCCCGACATCATCTGGGACTTTTTCAACCGCCATAGCCGAGACGGTTCGGAACCTGAGGGCTCCCCCATTATTACCCTGATTGGCGACGACCCTATGGTTGTGGACATCCACACACCGTTTACAGATCCGGGCGCTACCGCCGAAGATGCTGAAGACGGTTCGCTGGTGGTCAACGCCGACTGTTCCGACGTGAATACCGCAGTTGCTGGCCAGTACGAGTGCGCTTACACGGCGACCGACAGTGACAATAACACCACCATAAAAAAACGGGGCGTAACGGTTGTAGACCCGAACGTTCCGTCTGAAACCTGTGCACAGGCAACCACCTCACCCAGTGCCCATATTACGGCAGGCAGGGCTTATGCCGGGGGAACATCCGACTTGAGAGCGCTGACCACGGGTGACAATGCCGATATTGGCGGCTCCTTCGATACCTGGAGCAGCGTCACCCTCCATGAGGGTGACCCCGGCCTCTGGTTTGCGACAGAGCCCGCAGCCTGCAGCGAAACCGGTGGCGGTGATGACGAAGGTGGTGGTGAGTTCACCTGCCAGAACTGGAACGATACCAACCTGAATCATGACCTTGCAGGGAGAGCTTACTACGCCAGTGGATACTATACCGTTGGTGGCGATGAGTCCCTGGGCGCCGTCTCCGGGATATACACCTGGGTAAGAGAAACCTCTGATGGCTTCTTCCAGGCGGGCTCCTGCGACTGA
- a CDS encoding NAD(P)H-binding protein, whose product MNVLVLGATGLTGRLVVEKLLKRSGVSSVVVPVRRSVGIDSPKLAEHVVDFETLESRAAIFKVDALICCLGTTIKKAGSQEAFRKVDYDYAYRAAKLAKAAGVNRLILMSAIGASSRSTVFYNRVKGELEDAVRGLGFDYLAIYHPSLLLGDRKEHRTGEALGMAVMPLANRALIGPLHKYRAIEAETVAEAMVNELIESTGAENSRTAIKVREYDDIRRLAKKS is encoded by the coding sequence ATGAACGTTCTGGTATTGGGAGCCACAGGCCTGACCGGTCGCCTGGTGGTGGAAAAGCTGCTGAAGCGCTCGGGGGTATCATCCGTGGTGGTGCCGGTCCGCCGTTCAGTGGGTATTGATAGCCCGAAGCTGGCGGAGCATGTGGTCGACTTTGAGACCCTGGAGTCCCGTGCTGCTATTTTCAAGGTTGATGCCCTGATCTGCTGCCTGGGTACCACGATCAAGAAAGCGGGCTCGCAAGAAGCATTCCGTAAGGTCGATTACGATTACGCCTATAGGGCGGCCAAACTAGCCAAGGCGGCGGGCGTGAACCGATTGATCCTGATGTCTGCCATCGGGGCCTCGTCTCGGTCCACGGTTTTCTACAATCGCGTGAAAGGCGAGCTGGAGGATGCGGTGCGAGGTCTTGGGTTCGATTATCTTGCCATTTACCACCCAAGCCTGTTGCTGGGCGACAGGAAGGAACACCGTACCGGTGAAGCGTTGGGGATGGCGGTAATGCCGTTGGCCAACCGCGCATTGATTGGACCACTGCACAAGTATCGGGCCATCGAGGCGGAGACAGTTGCCGAGGCGATGGTGAATGAGCTGATCGAGTCTACCGGGGCCGAAAACTCCCGAACCGCAATTAAGGTTCGGGAGTACGACGATATCCGGAGATTGGCCAAAAAGAGTTAA